The region AAATTTAGGCGTCATGTACCGGTATCGGTATCACCGAGTGGTACTTCAGCCGGAAGCCTTGCTGGCCATTAAAGGTGGTACGTTCCAGCAGGAAGCCGTTGGTGGTCGAACCACAACCAGTAATTCGTATTACTACGCCTGCCTGCCCATTCTGCTTGGCTACATACCCACCGAAGGCTTAACGCTTCAGGCCGGACCGGAATTCAGTTACGCCCTCAACTCAGGCTCTACCAGCGGCCCCGGTGCGCAAAACGACCTGGGTGCTGTTGTTGGCGTGCACTACGATTTTCTGGACATGCTGAGCAAAATGAGCTTGCACCTGCGTTATGTACACGGATTTGTGAACGTGTCGCCGGAAGCGGGCGCAACGTATTACAACCGCAACGTTCAGGTATCGATCGTTTATAATCTGTATCCCAAGAAGAAAAAGAAATAAGGCTGCTTAACCACTATGCTTTCTCACTTCGGCATTATACTGCTGTTTATTCTGGCTGCGTTTGCGTTCATTGCCATCGTGCTCTTTGTAGCGCGTTTGCTGCGTCCGAATCGGCCAAATATTGAAAAAAACAGTACGTATGAGTCGGGCGAAGAGCCGATCGGGAATGCCAACGTGCAGTTCAATATCCGGTTTTATGTGGTGGCGCTGGTCTTTGTGCTGTTCGATGTCGAACTGGCTTTCCTGTTTCCGTGGGCTACCGTATTTGGTCAGGAACGGCTTATCAAGGCTACGGGTGGCTTGTGGGGCTGGTTTGCGCTAACCGAAGCTATTCTCTTCGTGGTTGTTCTAGGACTGGGCCTTGCCTACGTTTGGGCCAAAGGGCATCTCGACTGGGTAAAACCCCAACCGAAAATTCCGTCCGTAGAAACCAAAGTGCCCGCACAACTGTATCAGAGGGTAAACGAACGATACAAACGTGGCGTCTGATTTCGCCCTCTGCTCCAGTTTGCCTGCGTTTATGCATCCGGATGTACTTGGCAATCCGTTTAAACTTCTTTTCCAGCATGACCTCTCCGTCAACAACCGATAAAACAGGCGAAGCCAGTGTAATCATGATGCATTCCGAAGACCTGCTGAACTGGTCGCGGGAGAAGTCGATGTGGCCCATGAGCTTTGGGCTTGCCTGCTGCGCCATTGAAATGATGCAGGCGTTTGCGGCCAGTTATGACCTCGAACGATTTGGAATTTTCCCACGCCCTTCCCCCCGCCAGTCCGACATCATGATTGTGTCCGGCACGGTGACCTTTAAAATGGCGGACCGCATCCGGCGACTCTACGAACAAATGGCAGAGCCCCGCTATGTTATTTCGATGGGTTCATGCTCAAATTGTGGCGGCCCGTACTGGCAGCATGGGTATCATGTGGTAAAGGGAGTCGACCGTATTATTCCGGTAGATGTTTATGTGCCCGGTTGCCCACCCCGGCCGGAAGCATTGATCGACGGGTTTATTAAGCTACAGGAGAAGATCCGGACGGAACACCCGCTTGCCAGGGATTAAAAACCCGAAGGCTGCAGCTTGCGATTGGTATAACAGCTATCTTGATGCCCGATTGACATCCAGAACCTGAACGAGAAACCCCGACAATCGTGAATTCACTCGTCACTTCCTTTCAGCATACGCTGCGGTCAGCGCGCTTGCTGTGGCTACTATATGGTATCACGCTGGCGCTTGGACTAGTGGCGGCTCTGCCATTTTTCAACACCTTCAAAGCAGAAGATCAGGATTCGCTGGCATTTTTGAACCTGCTGAACGGTTTCGACTACACCGTTTTTTCTGATTTTATGCACCGCAGTGGCCGCGCTGTATCGCCACTGATCAGCGTTGGTCGCTGGCTGGGGCTGGCGTATCTTTTTCTCAGTGTGTTTTTCGCCGGTGGTATCTTGCTCCGTTTTTCGCAACCGGCCAACCGCTTCAATAGCGGCCTCTTCTGGGAAGGTTGTGCCCATTACGTAGGCCGATATCTCCGGCTTTTTGGCGTTACCCTGCTGTTTGTGGTTGTCGGAGCCGGTATCTGGCTGGTAATCGGCTCACTGATTAGCGTGGCCGTCAGCGATTCGTATACCGAACGGGGCCTTTTCTGGATCGGTGCTGTATTCTTCGCCTTGTTTGCCCTCACGGCTACCCTGCTGCTCTGCATTGGCGACTTAGCCAAGGTGCTAATGTTCCGGGAAGATGAGCACGGTGCCTTTCGGGCTTTTGGCCAGGCCGGGCGACTTGTGCTGCGGAATCCGGGCAAAACCGTTGGCCTCTACTGGCTCATGATATTGCTGGGAACGGCCTTGTTCGGCCTCTACTTTTTACTCGACGAAGCCATTCTCATGAACGGCTGGCTAACGATTTTTATCATGTTCGTCAGTCAACAGGCCCTGGTATTCGCCCGCGTAGGGCTTAAAGTGTGGTGGCTGGGAACGGCCTATACGGTGTACCCAACGCTTCGCCGACCCACCCCCGTTTTACGACCGGTGCCCGTTTCCGAGTCCATTACAGCACCCGACGATGACGCCCCGATAAAGCCTAATGAATCCTGGTGAATCCCCCATTTCACCAGAATCATAACGGAAAGCACGGTGTAAGCCGCCAGAACAAGATACGTTCTGGTATTTAGAAATTTGGGGAACAATGCAACTAATATGTAGCCCATAAATGGCCACGGATGGGCAAGGTAGCGGTCGAAAAACGGATGATTTCCCCCGACGAACGCCTGCGATGCGATAAAAAATACCACAAACACAATCGAAAACACCAGGCCGCCATCGCTGAAATCCTGCTGCCGAATGTATCGTATAACTTTCTCGCCCACAACCGCCAGACTAAGGAAACTCAGGCCATAAATACCAAACATACCCAGCGATAGCACCAGGTTACCCCGCGCCGTAAACCAGGCCAACGTGTGCTCGATGGGTCCGCTGAACACATCATTGACCGATGACGAATCGTGAAGAAGATTGACTCTGAATAGTGCCAGCACCAGTGCCAGGCCTAGTGAAATCAACACGATGGAGCGGATGCCTTTCGACCGCCAGTTCACATTGACCAATACCGCCGGGGCGGCATAGATACCGACCAGCGTAAGGGATGAAACGGGGCGAAACGCGTTAAAGCTAATGCCCGAGCGCAGCTTCGACCACTGGTGAAAAGCTGGTGGTGTCATGCCGCCCCAGAGTACAATTAAACCAACGAGTGGAAGCAGACTAACGGCGATGGCCAGATACATCAGCACTTTGTTGGTTGTGATGCTTTTGGTGCCCGTTTTAATAAACTCCTTCCAGTCTGTCACAAACAACACTACCGCCAGAGCAGGCAGCAACGGAATATAGTAGAACCGCGAGATGGTTGTCAGCCCAAGAAACAGGCATCCGAGGAAAAAGGGCAATAACCGCTGAAGCCGTGAAATCGACAGCAGCAGCAAACCGGCAATCAGGTACAGCATGGAAGGCCCCTCCGTCATGACGGTAGAGACGCTCAGAAAAAAGTAGGGAAACGCCAGCATGAATAACGTAGCCGCCAGCACCTTCCGCTGAGCGTCCGTCGAGAGGGTCTTCATGTGCGTATACGTCCAAGCGACCAGAACGACCAGAAAAGCGCAGGTAATCAACCGCAGACCAACATAGGTAATACCAGGAAACAACCAGACCCATGCTGCGAACCAGATGTGGCTGGATACGCCGGTGGGCGGCACGTGGTTGTACAGGGTCGTGTTATTGACCCCGGATTTGGCAAATGGCAGGCTGGATTCCAGATGAAAATCTTCGTCCATTACGCCCCACCTAACCAGTACGGCGAGTACCGCAGCTATTACCAGGTATAAAAGGCAGATGACCAGAAAGTACCGCCGGTACGATTTGTTACTGTCAGCTGTAGCATGAATATCGGGCAAAGCAGGCTGAACCGTTAATAGTTTCATCAAATAAACGCGGGAATGAATTGCTCAAAATTAATAGATTAGCGGCTAACCGACACGGTAGGCCATACCCGTTGCGCGTAATCTGCCCCCCATGCGAAAGTATCGTGTAGTCAGGTCTCAATTTTCGTGCCCGACAGCAAACAGAAATAGCAGACAGATTTACAGCAAGGATTCAAATGGATTAGATTTCGCTGCACAATCTTCTTTGGCCATTTCGTATACTTGCAGAACTTTTTCGTTTTTATAACTCCCTTATTTGCCGCATGGCTATTCCTACTGTCTCTTCTACCCAGAAAACGCCCGAAACCGGTTTATTTGGCTTACCCGTTATTGTAGCTGCCCTGGGTTACTTTGTTGATATCTACGATTTACTCCTCTTCGGCATTGTTCGCGTACCCAGTTTAAAAGACCTGGGCCTCACCCCCGATCAAATCTCGACCGTAGGTGCCAGTATCCTCAACTGGCAAATGGGCGGTCTGTTACTGGGTGGCATATTGTGGGGCATCATCGGCGACAAGAAGGGACGCCTTTCGGTGCTGTTCGGGAGCATCATTACCTATTCGATTGCCAACATTGCCTGCGGGTTTGTCAAGCATATTACGTTTATGGACCCGTCCACGTATTACGCCCTCATGCGATTTGTGGCGGGTATCGGGCTGGCGGGTGAGCTGGGCGCGGGTATTACGCTGGTGAGTGAAGTCCTGCCGAAAGAGAAACGGGCGATTGGCACATCGCTGGTGGCCGGAATCGGGCTTTTCGGGGCAGTAGTAGCGTATTTTACTGTAAAGTTATTCGATTGGCAAACGGCATTTTTTGTCGGGGGCGGGTTGGGCTTCGGCCTGCTGCTGCTGCGGGTAGGCGTAGTCGAATCGGGTATGTTTAAAGACGTCAGCGACCAGAAGCACGTCAACCGGGGCGATTTCCTCTCGTTCTTCACCAATGCCGATCGGTTTAGCCGTTACCTCAAATGCATTGGCATCGGCTTGCCCACCTGGTTTGTTATTGGCATTCTGGCTACGTTCAGCAATGAGTTTGGTAAGGCATTCGGCATCTCCGAAGAAATTCAGCCGGGGCTGGCCATCATGTGGTGTTATGTCGGGCTGGCCACCGGCGATCTGGCAAGTGGTTTTATCAGCCACGCGCTCGAATCGCGCAAAAAAGGAGTCGCGGTTCTTATGGCGATTGCGCTGGTCTTCAGTCTCGTTTACCTTTTCACCGGCATCCAGTCTTCCACGGCGCTGTACGGACTTTGTCTGGCTATGGGCTTCGGTATTGGCTATTGGGCCATGTTCGTAACCATCGGTGCCGAGCAGTTTGGTACCAACCTACGCGCAACAGCCGCAACTACGGTACCTAATATGGTGCGTGGTCTGGTAATTCCCATGACGCTGTCCTATCAGGCCCTCAAGCCGTCATTAGCCGTCATTAACGCCGGGGCTATCGTCGGGCTGGTTTGCTTCATAATCGGCTTCTACTCCATCCTGACCATCCCCGAAACCCACGGTAAGGATTTGAATTACCTGGAGGAGTAACAACTAAAGCGGCAGGTTTCCCATAAACTTCGTCGATGTACAGGCGTAGCCGGATTTCTGCACGTGGTTGCCACTTATAAATTATTGACAATCCTGATAATTCTTCAAATCAGGAAAATCCAGGTTCAGACATGCAAGCCATTTCCCCGTCCCGCGTATCATTGCGCCCGTTACTGGCCCTACCGGTCATCGTATCGGCTTTAGGCTTCTTCGTAGATGTATATGACATGCTGATTTTCAGTATTGTGCGAGTACCGAGCCTGCAATCCCTGGGGCTGTCGGAAGCGGAGGTTTCGCAGGCGGGTACATTCATTCTCAACTGCCAGCAAGCCGGGCTGGTTGTAGGCGGCTTTTTGTGGGGAGTGCTGGGCGATAAACGTGGACGCATGTCGGTGCTGTTTGGTAGCATCCTTACGTATTCGCTTACGAACATTGCGTGCGGCTTTGTGCAGGACGTAAATACGTACGCCCTGCTGCGTTTTATAGCGGGTGTCGGCCTGTCGGGTGAAATCGGGGCGGCTATCGTTCTCGTATCCGAGATTTTACCCAAAGAAATTCGAAGCTATGGCTCGTCGATTGTGGCGGGCATTGGTTACCTCGGCGCGGGCGTGGCGTACCTGACCGTAGAATACTTCAACTGGCGAACGGCCTTCTGGGTCGGGGGCGGCATGGGCCTTGTACTGCTGCTGCTGCGGGTGAGCGTGTTCGAGTCGGGGGTTTTTAACCGTATGAAAAATGAACATGAGGAAGTCAGCCGGGGGAATTTCCTGCAATTCTTCAGTAGTTGGCCGCAAGCCATCAAGTACCTGCGCTGCGTGTCGGTTGGCATCCCTACCTGGTTTATTGTGGGTATTCTGGCCACGTTTGCCAACGAGTTCGGGCAGGCGCTGGGCATTGCTGAGGTGGTAAAGCCGGGGCGCTGTGTCATGATGGTATACGTAGGGCTGGCCGGGGGCGATCTGCTGAGCGGTCCGTTGAGTCATTGGCTGCAATCGCGTCTGAAGGCCATTACGGGCTTGTTGATCTTCAGTGCCCTGTGTAGCGGTGTGTATCTGTTCGGCGGTATTCACACTGCGGGCGGCTTATATACGATCTGTTTGCTGGCAGGCTTCTGCACTGGCTACATTGCTATGTACCTGACGATGGTGGCCGAACTGTACGGCACCAATCTACGTAATACGGCCACGACCTCGGTACCCAGCGTGGTGCGAGGCGCGCTGATTCCGATGACGTTACTTTTTCAAGCGTTAAAGCCGTCTATGGGGACTTTACTGGCAGCCGGATTACTTGGCCTCATCGTTTATGGGGTAACATTCTGGTCATTAAGCCGCATGGACGAAACCTTCGGGAAAGACCTCGACTTCGTGGAAAAGCCTTAAACCGCTCATCATTTTTCTAAACCGCTGCTCCAGAACGACAGCGGTTGGGGTGGCTCCCCTGCATCATTGGGTTGACAGCTAAAGGTTACCACTTAATCAAATCAACTCAATGAAAACTTCCATCAAATTACTCGCCAGTGCTCTTCTCGTATCGTTTATGACCTCCGTTTCATCGCCTGTTCGGGCCGATGACCACAAATCGCAAAACAAAGTTTTTGCCGCCGTCATGTTCCCGGCGGCCAAGAACACCAAGCTCTGGCTGTGTCTGGAGAAATACAAATCGGAAAACAAGATTGACCTGACACTGGTCAACCAGCGGGGCGACATCCTGTTTCATGAAACCGTGAGCGGGAAGAACAGTAAGCAAATGGCCTACCGCCAGCAATTCGACATGAGCGAATTGAGCGACGGCACGTATACATTCCGGATATCGGCGGGTAGTCAGACGGAAGAGCGTTCATTTAAACTCACGACACCAGCCGTAGAGGAAGTCCAGCCATCAAGGCTCATTGCGATCAAGTAAGTAGCTTGTTCACTCTTGCATACCCGGGGACATCGCTTTAGGCTACGTCTCCGGGTATATTTGTGTATATATGACATGATTCTGCAAAAATCTGCAAATCATTTTATCCAACTGTAAGCCTATTTGGAGAAATAATTGCTTTTTTACATGCTAATTCCAAAACTCATTCTACAATTGAAGCAATGAACCAGCTTAACCAAATAGATTACATTATTTTCTTTCTGTATTTCATTGGCGTTTCGTCATATGGCTACTGGATTTACAAACGAAAACAAACAACCAGCCTCGATACTAAAGATTTCTTTCTGGCCGAAGGGTCGTTAACGTGGTGGGCAATTGGGGCCTCTATGATTGCCTCGAATATCTCGGCTGAGCAGTTCATTGGCATGTCGGGGAACGGCTTCACCTTCGGCGTTGCTATTGCGGTTTACGAGTGGTTCGCGGCCCTTGCTCTGATTATTGTGGCCGTGTGGTTTATGCCTATCTACCTCAAAAACCACATTTACACCATGCCGCAGTTTCTTAAAACGCGGTATAACGAAACGGTTAGTCTAATTATGGCCATTTTCTGGCTGTTCCTCTATGTATTCGTTAACTTAACGTCTATTCTATTCCTGGGCGCGCTGGCTATCAGCACCCTGGTAGGGGGCGATTCGTTTCATGCAATTGTTATTGGGCTCAGTATTTTTGCCATTGTCATTACGCTGGGCGGTATGAAAGTAATTGGCTATACCGACGTAATTCAGGTAGCCGTCCTCATCATTGGTGGCCTGGTAACGTCTTACATTGCGCTCACCCTGGTAAGTCAGAAATTTGGTCTGGGTAACGATATCCTTGCCGGCTTCTCATCGATGATGGCCGACGCGGATGACCACTTCCACATGATTTTTGAGAAACCCGGCCCGAACACCTCACAGGTCGATATCAACAAATACTTGACCCTGCCCGGTCTGGCTATGTATTTTGCCGGTATCTGGATCGTTAACCTGAACTACTGGGGCTGTAACCAGTACATTACCCAACGTGCCCTGGGCGCTGATTTGAAAACAGCCCGTACCGGTATCCTCTTTGCCGCGCTGCTGAAAATTTTCATGCCGTTAATCGTGATGTTGCCCGGTATTGCGGCTTATGTACTCTACAAGAACGGTAGTCTGCAAAACGAAATGGCCCCCGGTGGCAAACTCCTCGCCGACAATGCGTATTCAGCGATTCTGTCTTTCCTTCCAAATGGCCTCAAAGGTCTTTCTATGGCCGCATTGACAGCCGCTATTGTAGCCTCGCTAGCCGGTAAAGCCAACTCGATCTCGACTATTTTCACGCTCGATATTTACCAGAAATACATCAAGAAAGATGCTTCTCAAACCCAACTGGTATGGGTTGGCCGGATCACTATTTTTGCCGCTATGCTGCTGTCTATCGCTCTGACGTGGCAGGATACCCTGGGTATTGGCCGCGAAGGTGGATTTACCTTCAT is a window of Spirosoma linguale DSM 74 DNA encoding:
- a CDS encoding NADH-ubiquinone/plastoquinone oxidoreductase chain 3 (PFAM: NADH-ubiquinone/plastoquinone oxidoreductase chain 3~KEGG: scl:sce9058 NADH dehydrogenase (ubiquinone)); this encodes MLSHFGIILLFILAAFAFIAIVLFVARLLRPNRPNIEKNSTYESGEEPIGNANVQFNIRFYVVALVFVLFDVELAFLFPWATVFGQERLIKATGGLWGWFALTEAILFVVVLGLGLAYVWAKGHLDWVKPQPKIPSVETKVPAQLYQRVNERYKRGV
- a CDS encoding NADH-quinone oxidoreductase, B subunit (KEGG: scl:sce9059 NADH dehydrogenase (ubiquinone)~TIGRFAM: NADH-quinone oxidoreductase, B subunit~PFAM: NADH ubiquinone oxidoreductase 20 kDa subunit), which produces MYLAIRLNFFSSMTSPSTTDKTGEASVIMMHSEDLLNWSREKSMWPMSFGLACCAIEMMQAFAASYDLERFGIFPRPSPRQSDIMIVSGTVTFKMADRIRRLYEQMAEPRYVISMGSCSNCGGPYWQHGYHVVKGVDRIIPVDVYVPGCPPRPEALIDGFIKLQEKIRTEHPLARD
- a CDS encoding hypothetical protein (KEGG: dal:Dalk_4210 hypothetical protein), which codes for MKLLTVQPALPDIHATADSNKSYRRYFLVICLLYLVIAAVLAVLVRWGVMDEDFHLESSLPFAKSGVNNTTLYNHVPPTGVSSHIWFAAWVWLFPGITYVGLRLITCAFLVVLVAWTYTHMKTLSTDAQRKVLAATLFMLAFPYFFLSVSTVMTEGPSMLYLIAGLLLLSISRLQRLLPFFLGCLFLGLTTISRFYYIPLLPALAVVLFVTDWKEFIKTGTKSITTNKVLMYLAIAVSLLPLVGLIVLWGGMTPPAFHQWSKLRSGISFNAFRPVSSLTLVGIYAAPAVLVNVNWRSKGIRSIVLISLGLALVLALFRVNLLHDSSSVNDVFSGPIEHTLAWFTARGNLVLSLGMFGIYGLSFLSLAVVGEKVIRYIRQQDFSDGGLVFSIVFVVFFIASQAFVGGNHPFFDRYLAHPWPFMGYILVALFPKFLNTRTYLVLAAYTVLSVMILVKWGIHQDSLGFIGASSSGAVMDSETGTGRKTGVGRRSVGYTV
- a CDS encoding major facilitator superfamily MFS_1 (PFAM: major facilitator superfamily MFS_1; General substrate transporter~KEGG: glo:Glov_3237 major facilitator superfamily MFS_1), encoding MAIPTVSSTQKTPETGLFGLPVIVAALGYFVDIYDLLLFGIVRVPSLKDLGLTPDQISTVGASILNWQMGGLLLGGILWGIIGDKKGRLSVLFGSIITYSIANIACGFVKHITFMDPSTYYALMRFVAGIGLAGELGAGITLVSEVLPKEKRAIGTSLVAGIGLFGAVVAYFTVKLFDWQTAFFVGGGLGFGLLLLRVGVVESGMFKDVSDQKHVNRGDFLSFFTNADRFSRYLKCIGIGLPTWFVIGILATFSNEFGKAFGISEEIQPGLAIMWCYVGLATGDLASGFISHALESRKKGVAVLMAIALVFSLVYLFTGIQSSTALYGLCLAMGFGIGYWAMFVTIGAEQFGTNLRATAATTVPNMVRGLVIPMTLSYQALKPSLAVINAGAIVGLVCFIIGFYSILTIPETHGKDLNYLEE
- a CDS encoding major facilitator superfamily MFS_1 (PFAM: major facilitator superfamily MFS_1; General substrate transporter~KEGG: glo:Glov_3237 major facilitator superfamily MFS_1), encoding MQAISPSRVSLRPLLALPVIVSALGFFVDVYDMLIFSIVRVPSLQSLGLSEAEVSQAGTFILNCQQAGLVVGGFLWGVLGDKRGRMSVLFGSILTYSLTNIACGFVQDVNTYALLRFIAGVGLSGEIGAAIVLVSEILPKEIRSYGSSIVAGIGYLGAGVAYLTVEYFNWRTAFWVGGGMGLVLLLLRVSVFESGVFNRMKNEHEEVSRGNFLQFFSSWPQAIKYLRCVSVGIPTWFIVGILATFANEFGQALGIAEVVKPGRCVMMVYVGLAGGDLLSGPLSHWLQSRLKAITGLLIFSALCSGVYLFGGIHTAGGLYTICLLAGFCTGYIAMYLTMVAELYGTNLRNTATTSVPSVVRGALIPMTLLFQALKPSMGTLLAAGLLGLIVYGVTFWSLSRMDETFGKDLDFVEKP
- a CDS encoding SSS sodium solute transporter superfamily (TIGRFAM: SSS sodium solute transporter superfamily~PFAM: Na+/solute symporter~KEGG: cja:CJA_2775 sodium/glucose cotransport protein) — encoded protein: MNQLNQIDYIIFFLYFIGVSSYGYWIYKRKQTTSLDTKDFFLAEGSLTWWAIGASMIASNISAEQFIGMSGNGFTFGVAIAVYEWFAALALIIVAVWFMPIYLKNHIYTMPQFLKTRYNETVSLIMAIFWLFLYVFVNLTSILFLGALAISTLVGGDSFHAIVIGLSIFAIVITLGGMKVIGYTDVIQVAVLIIGGLVTSYIALTLVSQKFGLGNDILAGFSSMMADADDHFHMIFEKPGPNTSQVDINKYLTLPGLAMYFAGIWIVNLNYWGCNQYITQRALGADLKTARTGILFAALLKIFMPLIVMLPGIAAYVLYKNGSLQNEMAPGGKLLADNAYSAILSFLPNGLKGLSMAALTAAIVASLAGKANSISTIFTLDIYQKYIKKDASQTQLVWVGRITIFAAMLLSIALTWQDTLGIGREGGFTFIQKYTGYLSPAIFAVFILGFFWKRTTGTAAVAGILGGFGLAVLFNNFAPALFGNETFLYTAYPNGNGGYEIPFLICMGWAFFFTVLMMVVISLAGPAINPKGFIIDSSMFRLNPSSTALAVIIVLLITVLYVRFW